The stretch of DNA ggcaggcagttatTGTCCTGAAAAGCGGTAACCttaaaactagaggtcgaccgattaatcggaatggccgattaattaaggccgattaagttttcataacaatcggaaatcggtatttttggacaccgttttgttacacctttatttaaacatcaatgcctttcttaaaatcaatacacaagtatatcttttttaaacctgcatatttagttaatattatCTGCTAACAtgactcgttgcgaactgtgaagactatttcttcctaacaaagacagccaacttcgccaaacgggggatgatttaacaaaagcgcatttgcgaaaaaagcacaatcgttgcatgactgtacctaaccataaacatcaatgcatttcttaaaatcaatacacagaagtattatatttaaaacctgcatatttagctaaaataaatccaggttagcaggcaatattaaccaggtgaaattgtgtcacttctcttgcgttcattgcacgcagagtcagtgtatatgcatcAGTTTGggcgcctaatttgccagaattttacgtaattatgacataacattgaaggttgtgcaatgtaacaggaatatttagacttagggatgacacccgttagataaaatacggaacggttacgtatttcactgaaataataaacgtcttgttttcgagatggtcgaatccggaaactatcatatTAATGACcgaaggctcgtatttctgtgtgttattatgttataattaagtctatgatttgatagaccattctgactgagcgatggtaggcaccagcagactcgtaagcattcattcaaacagcactttcgtgcgttttgccagcagctcttcgctgtgcttcaagcattgagctgtttatgacttcaagcctatcaactcccgagattaggctggtgtaaccgatgtgaaatggctagctagttagcggggtgcgcgctaatagcgtttcaaacgtcactcgtctgagacttggagtggttgttccccttgctctgcatgggtaacgctgcttcgagggtggctgttgtcgatgtgttcctggttcaagcccaggtaggggcgaggagagggacggaagctatactgttacactggcaatactaaagtgcctataagaacatccaaaggtatatgaaatacaacaGAAACAGTCCTATAACAACtacaacttcttacctgggaatattgaagactcatgtaaaaggaaccaccagctttcatatgttctcatgttctgagcaaggaacttaaacgttagcttttttacatggcacatattgcacttttactttcttctccaacactttggttttgcattatttaaacaggtttcattatttatttgaggctaaattgattttaatgatgtattatattaagttaaaataagtgttcattcagtattgttgtaattgtcattgtcaaaaaaatgtaaaatcgtccgattaatcggtatcggctttttttggtcctccaataatcggtatcggcgttgaaaaatcataatcggtcgacctctacttaaAACAGTAATTAAGAACACATACACAACATCCCAGTAtcataaaaataataatttgtatcATGACAATCCCCAGTCAGTCTTATATTTGATCATACTGTATACACTtctagaaaaaagggttctttggctatcCCCATAAggtaaccctttttggtttaaAGTATAATTATTtggggttccaggtaaaacccaaaagggttcttcaaaggtttctcctatggggacagctgaagaatccttttaggttctagatacacTCTTACAAAAAAAGGTGCTATTACTTTTAAATCATGAATTACAATTCAAGAAAAAAAAACGTGTTCTCTGCGTTGCTTTGTGCAAGCAAATAACATGGCTATGCAGATTGAGAAGTTACTCAATGGTAACTTCAATAATACTCACTGGTTGTGCTGGAGTATTTAGTCCCGCTGGAGCGTGTGAAGGGCTGCTTCCCAGGGGCTCCGGACCCTCTTGTGACCCCCTGCTTTGCCCCTGCTTCACCCACTGATGTCTTCCTGACCGGCCCAGTTGATTCTGCACTCCGGTTGGAGAAGCCAGGCCGGGTTGaaggggtggtgatggaggactCGTTGTCACTAGGCGTAGTGAAGGAGCCTGCTCGCTTCCTGGGCATGGCCAAGATGTCCAGCCTGGAGAGGAGCTTCTTCCCGTCAGCAGACACCTTGGAGGGAGCACCGATGTGGTCTGAGTTCTGGGATCCCCGGTCAGTCTCTGTACCATCATTGTCAGAGGTCTCTTCCAGGCGTGCCCTGCGCAGCATGGAAGCTCTGGTGGGCCGTGGTGCTGACAGGCTGTTGGAGCGGATCAGCGCCTGCTGTGCTGCACTCTTGGCGGTCTTCCCATTGTCCTCTTTCTGTAGGGGAGCTATGAGCTTCTTGTTGCGGCTGGCGGGCCGGGAGCTGGTCTCATGGTCAGAGGCCGTGTCAGGCCAGTGCTGGCCAGAACTCTGCTGGTCCTCTGATAGGTCCAGGGAACCGCAGTTCCCCGTGCTGCGCCGCATCTGGAAGCGCTTGGCCTGCTCGGCCTTGCTGCTGGAGTTATCACCGGCAGCTGCGTGGCTGCGGCGTTTCTCTGACAGGCGCTCGCGGGCTGTGGGCTGGCGGTGGCCCTTCTCCTGGACAGACGGACTGGAGGAGGACCTGGCGGCAGTCCTCTTCTTGGGGCCTGTGGTGACGGGGGTGTTCTTGTTGCTGACCAGGCTGACGGTGCTGGCTGTATCCACATCGGATTCCCCAGACAGAGAGTCGTCCATGTGACTGGAGGAACCTCCTCTCTTAGAACTGTGTCCAGAGCCTGAGGAGGGTAACTTgacctccagagaggagagagaggcgtcTGCTGCATCCCGGAGGAAGGGCTGTGGGTCCTTTgcagtctctctcctctgctccatgTCCCTCAGGGTGGGGTGACTGGAGATGTGGGGGAGCCTCTTAATCTGGATGTCGTCACTGGGTTGCTCCTTGGTGAAGCTCTCCTGCCTGACGAACGAGGAAGTCCCTAGAGAGTCTTTACTGGGGTCTTTAGACTCCTTGTCCTGCTGGGAGTGGAGGTTGGGGGCTGAGCTGTTTGGCTTGATGCCCAACCTCCGGGGCTCGTGGCTGCTCAGGTGCCTGATGAGGACGGTGGTGGGGGAGGTTTTGGCAGGGATGTCTCGCCCCCTCTCAGGCCCCTGAGACAGAAAAGGGCTTCGGGCCAGGTCCGGCTTGACTAAGCTGCATTCCTCAGAACCAATGTAAAAAGAGGTGGACTTGGTAGGTTGAGACGGAGACAGCTTATCTTGACCCCTATAGTGAGGTCCAGTGTCCCCGGGCGAGGTAGCGCCACTCGTCCTCTCCTGGCTCTTCCTGGTCCTCTCCAGTACAGAGCCATCGTCAGAGCGGCTGGCATCACTCAGGCTGTCTGGGTCTACATCGTCCTGGACGCACAGCCTCTGGGTGGAGTCCTGATGCCGGGGCGTACCACTACTCCTCTCCAGGGGGGTTTCGGGGCCTGGGTAGGGGGGTTCATGGCGGATCAAGATGCTGGGGGTGGGGCTTTCTGGCTTGTCTTTGTCTCCAGGGGGAACCTGGGGAAGCAGCCTCCTGATCCTACAACTCTGGCTCGCCTCTGACTCAGAGTTATCCACGCTGTGGCTAGGCATCAACCGACTCAATCGTAAATCTAGGAAAGAGAAACATATTTTAATTCAGCCTTTTTCCCCAAAGTTTGCTCACATAAGTTCTGAGCAGAGCGGTTGGTGGGTGCAGACGActcacctccctctgcaaattcCCCTTGAGGTGGAGTAGAGCCCGGTTCTGCACAGCTGTCTGCCAGACTGGCCCAGCGAGAAACCCACTTAGGCCCCTCCTCCTGTGCTGCAGTGTTAGAAGACGGCACCTGAAACAGTGGAGGAAACTATGAGGGGTTAGATGCAGCAATACAGAGCACAACGTCGAAGGATACCCACCATTATAATCTCCTTCCAAGAACAATCCTTACATTGTAAGGAGAGGCACTGTAGAAGCCAAAGGGAGTAAAGGAAGGACAAATAATAAACTTATTAAGTCCCTAATTTCTCCAGTAGCGTAGGACGGTGAGGTTACCTGGAAGGGGCCTGAAGGGGCCCCACTGAGAGCGGCTGGGTTAAAGCCATGCATAGACACTGCTTTCATTTGATCCACAGTGCTAGCGTCACTAGGCCGGAGCATTGCCGGCTCGTCCTTGCCATCATTAATGATGGGTCTATACACTCCGGCACCACTGTACTCCGGTGAGTCGAGGACACCAAACACCTGTCAGGGAGGGACAGAGCATGCATGAGGTAGGTAGGAGAAGAGAAGGGACAATGGGACTTTGCAAGGGGAAGAAGGACAGGTGGGGTGGAAGGGGGTACTGGGTAAGGAGAGGAAGTTCTCAGCATGCGTTCCTCAAGGTATTCCTATTCAGGTATTTGATTGTTTATTATAGAACTATACCACTTGTTAGAATTGTAGCATTTAACGTCAGAATCCAAACAGTGGAGACGATACAGTACAATAATTACACGCAGCATGTGAAAAGGTCCACCATCCCACCAAAGAAGTCATGGTGGTGACAGACTTTAAAAATGGAGAATGTTTAAAGTGAACCTCCGGCTGCTACAATCTCACCTGGTCGATCATGTTGCGTGCCTCCTCCACCTCTTTGTCCTGGGACTCTGTTTCGATGGTGTACGTGCCGGCATCACTCAGACTGTCCTCTTCTTCGTTCCTCACCACCCCCAGACCCAGCGGCATTAGAGGGGTCGTGGAGGGGACGGCTGAGCGAACAGGGGAGGCAGTCTGGACAGGGCTGCGAGACGGGGGCTGGGAGAGGGCTAGGGCTGGAGAATGAGGGGCAGGAGTTGGAGAGTAGGAACGTGGTGCTGTGGTTTGCAAGGGGGTGGAGGGATAGGAAACAGAGGAAGGGGGGTCTAAGGGAGACGGAATGCGGGTGCGAGAGGGTGACATCATCATCACTGGGGGAGCGGACATGGGAGGAGACGTCTTATCTCTGGTGGGGGACAATGCTCTGTGGGCTGCATCCTTCATCAGGAATTCTGCTGCAAACTCCTGGGCCAGCTTGGACTTCTTCCCCACACTGCCAAACGGCTTGATGGTGATGCCAGAGGAGGTGCGAGAGGAAGGCCCAGAACCGGAGGAAGAGGAGGCACTACCTCCACTCAGGGgctcctctgtcttctccctcttCAGGGAGCTCGACCTCAGGGGCCCGCCATGGCCCTTCAGAGGAACAGTCACCTGCTGGGTGGGGGGCATGTGTCCGTGCATGGAGTTTGGCCTCTCCCCGCCTTTCCGCCGCTCCAGCTTGGCCTTGAGGGTGGAGTAAGAGTCTGCGTGGGCGGGGTTGGCCGTGAAGGACTGGGAGCGTTTTTTGCGCGGGTTGTCAAAGAACTCTATGATGAATGCTTGCTGGCTGAGTGGCTCCTGGGGGTTGGGCTTAGAGCGGCCCATGGTGGGGGAGCCAACCTCAGGCGGGCTTTCAGACAGGGGCCTCTCAGGGACCACAGGAGAGACTGGGGTCAGTTTGGGCGGAGAAAAGTGAGGCTGGAGTAACATTTGTGATGGATCTGACTGGACTGTCTGGTGTGGTTGGACTGACAGCACTGTCTGTTGTGACGGCACTGACTGGTCAGACTGAATTGAATGGTGCGACTGGACTGTCTGCTGTGACTGAACTAATTGGTATGACCGCACAGTCTGTTGTGACGGTTCTGACAGCTCTGACTGGGAAAGCTCAGACTGGATCGAATGTTGCGACTGGATCCGGTGGTGTGACTTGCGTCGCTTCCCTTTCCCTAAAACCGGGTCCTCAGAATCACTCTGGGTCCCATCGTCATGGTGGTGTCCTAGAAACAGTTAAATTCAAACCACAAATGAGGGACAGAAAACACACACGCAGCCCCTTCCCAAACCTCCCAACACCTTACAGAATTCTATGAACGTTTCTTTTTTAAAGTACCACTCTCTTACCTTTGAGGCTCTTGATGTTTACAGCCTGGTCACTCTTGACACTGTAAACATCCTCACACGTGGGACGCCTTCTCATCATTCTGACATCACTGTGCACCAACCAATCTGCTACCTTGCACTCGGCTGACATCACCTCAGTGGGCGTGGTGGCCAGAGTTTTGCCGGATACCTGCTGCTGTTTCCTCTGGCGCGAGGAGAACTTGGTGACATGGTCCTTGATCTTGATCTTGCCTGGGGTGCAGTCGTCAAACTCTATGGTGAAGGAGGCGTGGCTCTGCACCACGGGGGGAGTGGGCGAGGTGGGGGTGGGAGGGGCATGGGGTGTGTCCGTGTCCTTGGTGGGGATCTCGTGGAGCTCTGCCCCCGGGGACTTGGGATGCAGCTGAAACTCCTTGGTAGGGATCTCAAAGTAGCTGGGCTCCCGATGGTAGGAGAAGCTGGACTTGCCCTGAGCGTCCCTGTACTCTAACAGGGAGCCATTCACCTCTGAATCTAACGCTGAACCTTCTTTTGGAATCTCTGCAAATGGATTGGTATGAACGCACCAATGAGGCTACACAAGCAAATTAAAAGACAAGCATAAACCATTCTTTGTTTATTTTTACATGATATTTCCTAAATGAAAATGGTGTGAATCGAAGATTCACTGACCTGGGTGACCCTCCTCTGACCGGTGTCCCTCACTGTGTTGTCTTTTGCTGGCCGCATCCTCCTCCCCCCACCATGAGGGCTGGCCATACAATGGAGTGGGCCGGGAGGTTGGAGTCTctgaacacacaacacacacgagAGAGGACTCATTTCTCTGCAGCAGTCCTCATCTACTATTGGTCCACTGGGAGTTCAGAGAAATAATATTCAAGGTTTGTCTCTACCCCACTAGAATACATcaaatcacacacacataaagcTTGTTATTATTTACATAGTATTTCATCCAAAGTGTCCAACACATCCAGTTGATCTCGAGGCAATGTTTTTACTGCAGAGGCTACAGTAAACGAGGAGAATAATTCTGTGTTGATTTGAGTGAGGATTCAGTTGTTATCCACTGGATTATACTTATGCCGTCACAGCCTCGCAAGCAAAAAGTATCAGGGAGTCATCAGCCGGAGAGGTCACAACACAGGCAGCCTATAAAGCTGCCTTTAGTCGATAGATAGTTGATCCTGACCTATTTATGGCATAAGGATTACTCTCTGGCAGAGCAATTGACAGTGGGGATGCCAGTGTGAATTACACAGAGCAAAAGAAATCAAGCAGGCCATCGTTGCTGAGCTGAACTGTGACTATGGGTGCGGTAGCCATCACCATGGAGACCGCATGCAGCCGCcgccgagggagagagaggggtgacaaAGAGGGGGAGCATGTTCTGACTGAAATTGGATGAGCTGATGCTGACATCATGGTCGAGGGACATTTATTTATTATTGAGGAGCAGAGCAAAGTTCAAATACTCATCATCCTCACACACCATATCATTCCAGGTATTACTGAGTCACAGTTTATAAATCAGAATAATCCAGGATCATTCAACCAAGTTAAAACAGCTGTGTTAGTATCATCCcccaaaaatacaaaaacacaccatgtccctccaccgcagatgcggaggGGCGACATCggcggatgcagtggattgagaagCAGCCCAAAAACAGatctctctagcttaaactgacggatttcgatggggatttttgtattaaATCAAATATTATATTCATTAGATTGATGCAATCTTAAG from Salvelinus fontinalis isolate EN_2023a chromosome 20, ASM2944872v1, whole genome shotgun sequence encodes:
- the LOC129817385 gene encoding centrosomal protein of 170 kDa protein B-like isoform X3 gives rise to the protein MSVTSWFLVSSSGTRHRLPREMIFVGREDCELMLQSRSVDKQHAVINYNPATDEHLVKDLGSLNGTFVNDLRIPDQIYMTLKLSDVIRFGYDSHVYVLEKSQHKVPEEALKHEKYTSQLQMGLRASEGKRAEHLDDKSKLEKTDRKSLSQETPTSRPTPLYGQPSWWGEEDAASKRQHSEGHRSEEGHPEIPKEGSALDSEVNGSLLEYRDAQGKSSFSYHREPSYFEIPTKEFQLHPKSPGAELHEIPTKDTDTPHAPPTPTSPTPPVVQSHASFTIEFDDCTPGKIKIKDHVTKFSSRQRKQQQVSGKTLATTPTEVMSAECKVADWLVHSDVRMMRRRPTCEDVYSVKSDQAVNIKSLKGHHHDDGTQSDSEDPVLGKGKRRKSHHRIQSQHSIQSELSQSELSEPSQQTVRSYQLVQSQQTVQSHHSIQSDQSVPSQQTVLSVQPHQTVQSDPSQMLLQPHFSPPKLTPVSPVVPERPLSESPPEVGSPTMGRSKPNPQEPLSQQAFIIEFFDNPRKKRSQSFTANPAHADSYSTLKAKLERRKGGERPNSMHGHMPPTQQVTVPLKGHGGPLRSSSLKREKTEEPLSGGSASSSSGSGPSSRTSSGITIKPFGSVGKKSKLAQEFAAEFLMKDAAHRALSPTRDKTSPPMSAPPVMMMSPSRTRIPSPLDPPSSVSYPSTPLQTTAPRSYSPTPAPHSPALALSQPPSRSPVQTASPVRSAVPSTTPLMPLGLGVVRNEEEDSLSDAGTYTIETESQDKEVEEARNMIDQVFGVLDSPEYSGAGVYRPIINDGKDEPAMLRPSDASTVDQMKAVSMHGFNPAALSGAPSGPFQFPPLFQVPSSNTAAQEEGPKWVSRWASLADSCAEPGSTPPQGEFAEGDLRLSRLMPSHSVDNSESEASQSCRIRRLLPQVPPGDKDKPESPTPSILIRHEPPYPGPETPLERSSGTPRHQDSTQRLCVQDDVDPDSLSDASRSDDGSVLERTRKSQERTSGATSPGDTGPHYRGQDKLSPSQPTKSTSFYIGSEECSLVKPDLARSPFLSQGPERGRDIPAKTSPTTVLIRHLSSHEPRRLGIKPNSSAPNLHSQQDKESKDPSKDSLGTSSFVRQESFTKEQPSDDIQIKRLPHISSHPTLRDMEQRRETAKDPQPFLRDAADASLSSLEVKLPSSGSGHSSKRGGSSSHMDDSLSGESDVDTASTVSLVSNKNTPVTTGPKKRTAARSSSSPSVQEKGHRQPTARERLSEKRRSHAAAGDNSSSKAEQAKRFQMRRSTGNCGSLDLSEDQQSSGQHWPDTASDHETSSRPASRNKKLIAPLQKEDNGKTAKSAAQQALIRSNSLSAPRPTRASMLRRARLEETSDNDGTETDRGSQNSDHIGAPSKVSADGKKLLSRLDILAMPRKRAGSFTTPSDNESSITTPSTRPGFSNRSAESTGPVRKTSVGEAGAKQGVTRGSGAPGKQPFTRSSGTKYSSTTSSRQRQKGSDYTSTSEEEYEASSGTPKHKRSSHMSAATQTPRAQKEKAAAEVARSKSGSLELEEDEVQNEDDHYQNWTTHSAEIAKLSQDLAKDLAILAREIHDVAGDGDSQSSSGMGTNPSPSSAPNTPGPASTIPISSREELVQHIPEASLNYQKVLLSPGSTAVMDLDPNMNDQDPSSKPRWNREEVILDNLMLNPVSQLSQAIRENTEQLAEKMKVLFHNKTEAWEEIEAKINAENEVPILKTSNKEISSILNELRRVQKQLEMINSIVEPGGAGSGNPKVAAVATAASGGQATRSPSRQKKSPSKPTGPGDRQRGAGPSTSPTTSKPNANESTKRTTRGPKGANLMA
- the LOC129817385 gene encoding centrosomal protein of 170 kDa protein B-like isoform X1; this translates as MSVTSWFLVSSSGTRHRLPREMIFVGREDCELMLQSRSVDKQHAVINYNPATDEHLVKDLGSLNGTFVNDLRIPDQIYMTLKLSDVIRFGYDSHVYVLEKSQHKVPEEALKHEKYTSQLQMGLRASEGKRAEHLDDKSKLEKTDRKSLSQETPTSRPTPLYGQPSWWGEEDAASKRQHSEGHRSEEGHPEIPKEGSALDSEVNGSLLEYRDAQGKSSFSYHREPSYFEIPTKEFQLHPKSPGAELHEIPTKDTDTPHAPPTPTSPTPPVVQSHASFTIEFDDCTPGKIKIKDHVTKFSSRQRKQQQVSGKTLATTPTEVMSAECKVADWLVHSDVRMMRRRPTCEDVYSVKSDQAVNIKSLKGHHHDDGTQSDSEDPVLGKGKRRKSHHRIQSQHSIQSELSQSELSEPSQQTVRSYQLVQSQQTVQSHHSIQSDQSVPSQQTVLSVQPHQTVQSDPSQMLLQPHFSPPKLTPVSPVVPERPLSESPPEVGSPTMGRSKPNPQEPLSQQAFIIEFFDNPRKKRSQSFTANPAHADSYSTLKAKLERRKGGERPNSMHGHMPPTQQVTVPLKGHGGPLRSSSLKREKTEEPLSGGSASSSSGSGPSSRTSSGITIKPFGSVGKKSKLAQEFAAEFLMKDAAHRALSPTRDKTSPPMSAPPVMMMSPSRTRIPSPLDPPSSVSYPSTPLQTTAPRSYSPTPAPHSPALALSQPPSRSPVQTASPVRSAVPSTTPLMPLGLGVVRNEEEDSLSDAGTYTIETESQDKEVEEARNMIDQVFGVLDSPEYSGAGVYRPIINDGKDEPAMLRPSDASTVDQMKAVSMHGFNPAALSGAPSGPFQFPPLFQVPSSNTAAQEEGPKWVSRWASLADSCAEPGSTPPQGEFAEGDLRLSRLMPSHSVDNSESEASQSCRIRRLLPQVPPGDKDKPESPTPSILIRHEPPYPGPETPLERSSGTPRHQDSTQRLCVQDDVDPDSLSDASRSDDGSVLERTRKSQERTSGATSPGDTGPHYRGQDKLSPSQPTKSTSFYIGSEECSLVKPDLARSPFLSQGPERGRDIPAKTSPTTVLIRHLSSHEPRRLGIKPNSSAPNLHSQQDKESKDPSKDSLGTSSFVRQESFTKEQPSDDIQIKRLPHISSHPTLRDMEQRRETAKDPQPFLRDAADASLSSLEVKLPSSGSGHSSKRGGSSSHMDDSLSGESDVDTASTVSLVSNKNTPVTTGPKKRTAARSSSSPSVQEKGHRQPTARERLSEKRRSHAAAGDNSSSKAEQAKRFQMRRSTGNCGSLDLSEDQQSSGQHWPDTASDHETSSRPASRNKKLIAPLQKEDNGKTAKSAAQQALIRSNSLSAPRPTRASMLRRARLEETSDNDGTETDRGSQNSDHIGAPSKVSADGKKLLSRLDILAMPRKRAGSFTTPSDNESSITTPSTRPGFSNRSAESTGPVRKTSVGEAGAKQGVTRGSGAPGKQPFTRSSGTKYSSTTSSRQRQKGSDYTSTSEEEYEASSGTPKHKRSSHMSAATQTPRAQKEKAAAEVARSKSGSLELEEDEVQNEDDHYQNWTTHSAEIAKLSQDLAKDLAILAREIHDVAGDGDSQSSSGMGTNPSPSSAPNTPGPASTIPISSREERPCTSLRGVLPSQLVQHIPEASLNYQKVLLSPGSTAVMDLDPNMNDQDPSSKPRWNREEVILDNLMLNPVSQLSQAIRENTEQLAEKMKVLFHNKTEAWEEIEAKINAENEVPILKTSNKEISSILNELRRVQKQLEMINSIVEPGGAGSGNPKVAAVATAASGGQATRSPSRQKKSPSKPTGPGDRQRGAGPSTSPTTSKPNANESTKRTTRGPKGANLMA
- the LOC129817385 gene encoding centrosomal protein of 170 kDa protein B-like isoform X2 — encoded protein: MSVTSWFLVSSSGTRHRLPREMIFVGREDCELMLQSRSVDKQHAVINYNPATDEHLVKDLGSLNGTFVNDLRIPDQIYMTLKLSDVIRFGYDSHVYVLEKSQHKVPEEALKHEKYTSQLQMGLRASEGKRAEHLDDKSKLEKTDRKSLSQETPTSRPTPLYGQPSWWGEEDAASKRQHSEGHRSEEGHPEIPKEGSALDSEVNGSLLEYRDAQGKSSFSYHREPSYFEIPTKEFQLHPKSPGAELHEIPTKDTDTPHAPPTPTSPTPPVVQSHASFTIEFDDCTPGKIKIKDHVTKFSSRQRKQQQVSGKTLATTPTEVMSAECKVADWLVHSDVRMMRRRPTCEDVYSVKSDQAVNIKSLKGHHHDDGTQSDSEDPVLGKGKRRKSHHRIQSQHSIQSELSQSELSEPSQQTVRSYQLVQSQQTVQSHHSIQSDQSVPSQQTVLSVQPHQTVQSDPSQMLLQPHFSPPKLTPVSPVVPERPLSESPPEVGSPTMGRSKPNPQEPLSQQAFIIEFFDNPRKKRSQSFTANPAHADSYSTLKAKLERRKGGERPNSMHGHMPPTQQVTVPLKGHGGPLRSSSLKREKTEEPLSGGSASSSSGSGPSSRTSSGITIKPFGSVGKKSKLAQEFAAEFLMKDAAHRALSPTRDKTSPPMSAPPVMMMSPSRTRIPSPLDPPSSVSYPSTPLQTTAPRSYSPTPAPHSPALALSQPPSRSPVQTASPVRSAVPSTTPLMPLGLGVVRNEEEDSLSDAGTYTIETESQDKEVEEARNMIDQVFGVLDSPEYSGAGVYRPIINDGKDEPAMLRPSDASTVDQMKAVSMHGFNPAALSGAPSGPFQVPSSNTAAQEEGPKWVSRWASLADSCAEPGSTPPQGEFAEGDLRLSRLMPSHSVDNSESEASQSCRIRRLLPQVPPGDKDKPESPTPSILIRHEPPYPGPETPLERSSGTPRHQDSTQRLCVQDDVDPDSLSDASRSDDGSVLERTRKSQERTSGATSPGDTGPHYRGQDKLSPSQPTKSTSFYIGSEECSLVKPDLARSPFLSQGPERGRDIPAKTSPTTVLIRHLSSHEPRRLGIKPNSSAPNLHSQQDKESKDPSKDSLGTSSFVRQESFTKEQPSDDIQIKRLPHISSHPTLRDMEQRRETAKDPQPFLRDAADASLSSLEVKLPSSGSGHSSKRGGSSSHMDDSLSGESDVDTASTVSLVSNKNTPVTTGPKKRTAARSSSSPSVQEKGHRQPTARERLSEKRRSHAAAGDNSSSKAEQAKRFQMRRSTGNCGSLDLSEDQQSSGQHWPDTASDHETSSRPASRNKKLIAPLQKEDNGKTAKSAAQQALIRSNSLSAPRPTRASMLRRARLEETSDNDGTETDRGSQNSDHIGAPSKVSADGKKLLSRLDILAMPRKRAGSFTTPSDNESSITTPSTRPGFSNRSAESTGPVRKTSVGEAGAKQGVTRGSGAPGKQPFTRSSGTKYSSTTSSRQRQKGSDYTSTSEEEYEASSGTPKHKRSSHMSAATQTPRAQKEKAAAEVARSKSGSLELEEDEVQNEDDHYQNWTTHSAEIAKLSQDLAKDLAILAREIHDVAGDGDSQSSSGMGTNPSPSSAPNTPGPASTIPISSREERPCTSLRGVLPSQLVQHIPEASLNYQKVLLSPGSTAVMDLDPNMNDQDPSSKPRWNREEVILDNLMLNPVSQLSQAIRENTEQLAEKMKVLFHNKTEAWEEIEAKINAENEVPILKTSNKEISSILNELRRVQKQLEMINSIVEPGGAGSGNPKVAAVATAASGGQATRSPSRQKKSPSKPTGPGDRQRGAGPSTSPTTSKPNANESTKRTTRGPKGANLMA
- the LOC129817385 gene encoding centrosomal protein of 170 kDa protein B-like isoform X4 translates to MSVTSWFLVSSSGTRHRLPREMIFVGREDCELMLQSRSVDKQHAVINYNPATDEHLVKDLGSLNGTFVNDLRIPDQIYMTLKLSDVIRFGYDSHVYVLEKSQHKVPEEALKHEKYTSQLQMGLRASEGKRAEHLDDKSKLEKTDRKSLSQETPTSRPTPLYGQPSWWGEEDAASKRQHSEGHRSEEGHPEIPKEGSALDSEVNGSLLEYRDAQGKSSFSYHREPSYFEIPTKEFQLHPKSPGAELHEIPTKDTDTPHAPPTPTSPTPPVVQSHASFTIEFDDCTPGKIKIKDHVTKFSSRQRKQQQVSGKTLATTPTEVMSAECKVADWLVHSDVRMMRRRPTCEDVYSVKSDQAVNIKSLKGHHHDDGTQSDSEDPVLGKGKRRKSHHRIQSQHSIQSELSQSELSEPSQQTVRSYQLVQSQQTVQSHHSIQSDQSVPSQQTVLSVQPHQTVQSDPSQMLLQPHFSPPKLTPVSPVVPERPLSESPPEVGSPTMGRSKPNPQEPLSQQAFIIEFFDNPRKKRSQSFTANPAHADSYSTLKAKLERRKGGERPNSMHGHMPPTQQVTVPLKGHGGPLRSSSLKREKTEEPLSGGSASSSSGSGPSSRTSSGITIKPFGSVGKKSKLAQEFAAEFLMKDAAHRALSPTRDKTSPPMSAPPVMMMSPSRTRIPSPLDPPSSVSYPSTPLQTTAPRSYSPTPAPHSPALALSQPPSRSPVQTASPVRSAVPSTTPLMPLGLGVVRNEEEDSLSDAGTYTIETESQDKEVEEARNMIDQVFGVLDSPEYSGAGVYRPIINDGKDEPAMLRPSDASTVDQMKAVSMHGFNPAALSGAPSGPFQFPPLFQVPSSNTAAQEEGPKWVSRWASLADSCAEPGSTPPQGEFAEGDLRLSRLMPSHSVDNSESEASQSCRIRRLLPQVPPGDKDKPESPTPSILIRHEPPYPGPETPLERSSGTPRHQDSTQRLCVQDDVDPDSLSDASRSDDGSVLERTRKSQERTSGATSPGDTGPHYRGQDKLSPSQPTKSTSFYIGSEECSLVKPDLARSPFLSQGPERGRDIPAKTSPTTVLIRHLSSHEPRRLGIKPNSSAPNLHSQQDKESKDPSKDSLGTSSFVRQESFTKEQPSDDIQIKRLPHISSHPTLRDMEQRRETAKDPQPFLRDAADASLSSLEVKLPSSGSGHSSKRGGSSSHMDDSLSGESDVDTASTVSLVSNKNTPVTTGPKKRTAARSSSSPSVQEKGHRQPTARERLSEKRRSHAAAGDNSSSKAEQAKRFQMRRSTGNCGSLDLSEDQQSSGQHWPDTASDHETSSRPASRNKKLIAPLQKEDNGKTAKSAAQQALIRSNSLSAPRPTRASMLRRARLEETSDNDGTETDRGSQNSDHIGAPSKVSADGKKLLSRLDILAMPRKRAGSFTTPSDNESSITTPSTRPGFSNRSAESTGPVRKTSVGEAGAKQGVTRGSGAPGKQPFTRSSGTKYSSTTSSRQRQKGSDYTSTSEEEYEASSGTPKHKRSSHMSAATQTPRAQKEKAAAEVARSKSGSLELEEDEVQNEDDHYQNWTTHSAEIAKLSQDLAKDLAILAREIHDVAGDGDSQSSSGMGTNPSPSSAPNTPGPASTIPISSREEVILDNLMLNPVSQLSQAIRENTEQLAEKMKVLFHNKTEAWEEIEAKINAENEVPILKTSNKEISSILNELRRVQKQLEMINSIVEPGGAGSGNPKVAAVATAASGGQATRSPSRQKKSPSKPTGPGDRQRGAGPSTSPTTSKPNANESTKRTTRGPKGANLMA